Proteins encoded together in one Psilocybe cubensis strain MGC-MH-2018 chromosome 8, whole genome shotgun sequence window:
- a CDS encoding putative transporter PB10D8.01 — protein MGSSTEYSDEKDLKRRDEVEIVAVSSKEVDTAAEFASGDQEELDPVEALRIRRKIDYHILPLMCILYWIQFMDKTTLGSSAILGIRQATHLTTNQYNWYPKSLPLPDSLDADTSEIRLGTIFYLSYLTFVFPQNLCLQRFPVGRWMRFLFPNSPTTAWFLTPAEKVIAVRRIKENQTGVENKHFKKEQMIEALLDPKTWLFALFSALDNVPNSLTNQRQIIVASFGFTPFQTTLLGCVDGFIEIVTIWTGVTLAAKIPNSRAYIGFIYFFPNILGVFLINFLPWEHKVGLLFAQWCTGVGTTGFVLSLSWLSSVTAGHTKRVTVNAVMLGAYCIGNSAGPFMWQAKYTPRNHVPWLVIGICYLCCMALLLIIRYILSSENKRRDREDPADDQFQNVYIEKMGKDGEMIKVKVDKEFMDLTDIQNRDFRYVL, from the exons ATGGGATCGAGCACCGAATACAGCGATGAGAAGGATCTGAAGAGAAGAGATGAAGTCGAGATTGTGGCGGTCTCTTCTAAAGAAGTGGATACTGCTGCAGAGTTCGCTTCAGGAGACCAGGAAGAACTTGATCCAGTAGAGGCTTTGCGCATCAG ACGCAAAATAGATTATCATATCCTTCCTCTTATGTGTA TCCTTTATTG GATACAATTCATGGATAAGACAACGTTGGGTAGTTCTGCGATTCTCGGGATTCG GCAAGCCACCCATCTCACAACAAACCA ATACAACTGGTACCCGAAATCCTTACCACTTCCGGACTCTTTGGATGCTGATACGTCTGAAATTAGGCTCGGGACAATCTTTTATCTCAGTTATCTTACATTCGTCTTCCCACAAAATCTTTGTCTACAACGGTTCCCCGTCGGACGATGGATGAG GTTCCTCTTCCCCAATTCTCCTACCACAGCTTGGTTTTTGACACCTGCTGAGAAAGTGATTGCTGTCCGTCGGATAAAG GAAAACCAAACTGGAGTCGAGAACAAGCACTTCAAGAAAGAACA GATGATCGAAGCGCTTCTGGATCCCAAAACATGGCTCTTCGCACTGTTCTCCGCGCTCGACAACGTGCCCAACTCTCTGACGAACCAGCGCCAAATCATCGTGGCATCTTTCGGATTTACCCCTTTCCAGACTACGCTCCTTGGCTGCGTCGATGGATTCATCGAGATCGTTACCATATGGACAGGGGTCACTCTCGCCGCCAAAATACCTAACAGCCGCGCCTACATCGGGTTCATCTACTTCTTCCCCAACATTCTCGGCGTATTCCTCATCAACTTCCTACCTTGGGAGCATAAGGTTGGGCTGCTGTTCGCTCAATGGTGTACAG GTGTGGGTACCACCGGATTTGTGCTATCTTTATCGTGGCTTTCGAGCGTTACTGCGGGGCACACTAAGCGGGTTACAGTCAACGCCGTTATGCTGGGTGCATATTGCATTGGAAACTCTGCCGGCCCTTTCATGTGGCAGGCAAAGTATACTCCAAG GAATCACGTCCCTTGGCTCGTTATTGGCATTTGCTACCTGTGTTGCATGGCGCTTCTCTTAATAATCCGATACATCCTTTCGTCTGAAAACAAACGTCGTGACCGCGAAGACCCCGCCGATGACCAATTCCAAAATGTCTACATTGAGAAAATGGGCAAAGATGGGGAAATGATTAAAGTAAAGGTGGATAAG GAATTCATGGATTTGACCGATATTCAAAATCGGGATTTCAGATATGTTCTGTAA
- a CDS encoding Coatomer subunit alpha: MSVMLTKFESKSNRVKGLAFHPTQPLLAASLHNGCVQLWNYRMGVLVDRFEEHEGPVRAVAIHPSRALLCTGGDDYKIKVWDIRPQNRRCLFTLHGHLDYVRTVQFHHEMPWIISASDDQTIRIWNSTSRQCIAVLTGHSHYVMSVQFHPKEDLIVSASMDQTVRVWDISGLRKGSPNQGGPGSSNSNGPGNFETFDTFSTVKHVLEGHDRGVNFATFHPTLPLILSAGDDRVIKIWRMSETKAWEVDSCRGHFNNVSTALFHPKHELIVSCGEDKTVRVWDLGKRTAIQTFRREQDRFWVLAAHPNLNLFAAGHDSGLIVFKLERERPAFSVFQDTLYYVRDKYVRSYDFNTGADIGLLSVRKFGSPYVPPRTLSFNPAERAVILTISSDNGLYELANLPQQAQGELKDSSVDGKKGSGQSAIFVARNRFAVLNKTTQLIEVRDLSNSVVKSIKPPVQTNEIFYGGTACLILSSPTAVVLYDIQQQKTIAEINSPPVKYVVWSNDSSLVALMSKHTITIANKNFSQHSLIHETIRIKSGAWDDAGVFIYSTLNHVKYCLAQGDHGVICTLDNPVYLTRVKGKTVHCLDRSARPRTITFDPTEYRFKLALLKNNYEEMLYIIKTSTLLGQSIISYLQQKGFPEANTNTRFELAIECGNLNVAMETAREINRPECWERLAQQALKQGNHKVVEKAYQQTKNFDKLSFLYLATGSKDKLSKMQQIADARGDPMSRFHNALYAGDVEGRIAVLRDVGLHPLAYLTAKTNGLNELALEILEAAGLTEADVDDVPTFAASTLKPPPVITATADLLWPSLSSGESFFDRALVNGQLEGGVEPSYVNGDAAAAANSALDAWARDEEVHDEIDPEEEGWELDADGDGGEFQSAIEGEEAAAEEEELGAGATPGPSEPELWVRNSPLAVDHVAAGSFDTAMQLLNRQFGVVNFSILKPLFLSTYRSSHVYLSPYASLPPLKLHVRRNPSENAPSRVLPVSVRSLATLRSELSDGFRLVSGNKLPEAQEAFRSVLQGLLLVVLSSDDEAKQWRETVTSAREYLLGVSIELERRRVLEQEPDNVTRNLELAAYFTQCQLQPPHMQIALRSAINAFAKANNQAHAARFAKRLLELKPDPKIVAQARQRIAAGDRNPRNAVEIAYDEFTPFEICAASFTPIYSGSPAVHCPYTDAAYLPKYKGTLDPLLQLTEIGASASGLPAAW, translated from the exons ATGTCGGTTATGCTCACAAAATTCGAATCTAAAAGCAACCGCGTAAAAG GTCTTGCATTTCACCCAACACAACCTTTGCTCGCCGCTTCGCTTCACAATGGTTGCGTACAATTATGGAATTACCGGATGGGTGTCTTGGTGGACAGGTTTGAGGAGCATGAAG GGCCTGTGAGAGCCGTGGCTATCCATCCCAGCCGTGCTCTTCTGTGTACGGGAGGAGACGATTATAAAATCAAAGTTTGGG ATATCCGACCACAGAACCGCCGCTGTTTGTTCACATTGCACGGACATCTGGACTATGTCAGAACTGTTCAATTCCATCATGAAATGCCCTGGATC ATTTCAGCTTCGGACGACCAAACGATCAGAATTTGGAACAGCACCTCACGCCAATGTATCGCTGTTCTTACCGGACATTCACACTATGTCATGTCCGTCCAGTTCCACCCCAAGGAGGATTTAATCGTTTCCGCCTCCATGGATCAGACTGTTCGTGTGTGGGACATCTCCGGCCTGCGCAAAGGGTCACCCAACCAAGGAGGACCTGGAAGCTCAAATAGCAATGGGCCCGGCAATTTCGAGACTTTTGATACATTTTCCACTGTCAAACACGTTCTAGAAGGACACGACCGCGGTGTAAACTTTGCCACCTTCCATCCCACCCTCCCTCTCATCCTCTCGGCCGGAGACGACCGTGTTATCAAAATCTGGCGGATGAGCGAAACCAAAGCCTGGGAGGTCGACTCGTGCCGTGGGCACTTCAACAACGTCTCCACCGCACTCTTCCACCCGAAGCACGAGCTCATTGTATCTTGTGGAGAGGACAAGACCGTGCGTGTATGGGATCTCGGCAAGCGCACTGCGATCCAAACGTTCCGTCGCGAGCAGGACAGGTTCTGGGTGCTCGCTGCGCACCCGAACCTGAACTTGTTTGCTGCGGGCCACGACAGCGGTCTGATCGTATTCAAGCTTGAGCGCGAGCGACCGGCGTTCTCTGTATTCCAGGACACCCTGTACTACGTGCGCGACAAATATGTCCGCTCATATGACTTTAACACTGGCGCAGACATTGGACTTCTTAGTGTGCGGAAGTTTGGAAGCCCTTATGTCCCTCCACGAACGCTCAGTTTCAACCCTGCCGAACGGGCGGTCATTCTTACGATCAGCTCGGACAATGGGCTGTACGAGCTAGCTAACCTGCCTCAGCAAGCTCAAGGAGAACTGAAAGACTCGAGTGTAGACGGGAAGAAGGGAAGTGGGCAGAGTGCGATATTCGTTGCTAGGAATAGGTTCGCTGTGCTCAACAAGACCACTCAG CTTATCGAAGTCCGCGACCTATCCAACTCAGTTGTGAAATCAATCAAACCTCCTGTCCAGACGAACGAGATATTCTATGGAGGAACCGCCTGTCTCATTCTCAGTTCGCCGACCGCTGTAGTGTTGTACGACATCCAGCAGCAAAAGACAATCGCGGAAATTAACAGCCCTCCTGTCAAATATGTCGTGTGGAGTAATGATTCGTCCTTGGTTGCATTGATGAGCAAACACA CCATCACAATTGCCAACAAGAATTTCTCGCAACATAGTCTGATTCATGAGACTATCCGTATCAAATCTGGAGCTTGGGACGATGCTGGCGTTTTCATTTACTCGACGCTTAACCACGTCAAGTATTGCCTAGCTCAAGG CGACCATGGAGTTATCTGCACCCTGGATAACCCCGTCTATCTGACACGCGTCAAGGGCAAAACTGTGCACTGTCTCGACCGATCTGCGCGTCCACGCACTATCACCTTCGACCCCACAGAATACCGCTTTAAGCTGGCTCTGCTCAAAAATAATTATGAGGAGATGCTATACATCATCAAGACAAGTACGCTTCTTGGACAGAGTATTATTTCATACTTGCAGCAAAAAGGGTTCCCTGAGGCTA ATACCAACACCCGATTCGAACTTGCAATTGAGTGCGGAAACCTTAATGTGGCAATGGAGACCGCAAGGGAGATCAACCGACCTGAATGCTGGGAAAGGTTAGCCCAACAGGCCCTGAAGCAAGGCAATCACAAG GTGGTGGAGAAAGCCTACCAACAGACGAAGAACTTTGATAAGCTTTCCTTCCTGTATCTTGCCACCGGTAGCAAGGACAAGCTTTCGAAGATGCAGCAAATTGCAGATGCACGTGGGGACCCGATGTCGCGTTTCCATAATGCTTTGTATGCCGGAGATGTAGAAGGAAGAATCGCCGTCCTCCGTGACGTTGGACTTC ATCCGTTGGCGTATCTGACTGCGAAGACAAATGGCCTTAATGAACTGGCGTTAGAGATCTTGGAAGCAGCCGGTCTGACAGAGGCAGATGTAGACGATGTGCCCACGTTCGCTGCGTCGACTCTGAAACCACCACCTGTCATCACCGCCACGGCCGATCTTCTGTGGCCTTCTTTATCATCAGGCGAGAGTTTCTTCGACCGCGCGCTCGTCAACGGCCAGCTAGAAGGCGGCGTCGAGCCTTCATATGTCAACGGCGACGCTGCGGCCGCCGCCAATTCCGCACTCGATGCCTGGGCTAGGGATGAGGAAGTGCACGATGAAATTGACCCTGAGGAGGAAGGATGGGAGCTGGATGCCGATGGCGATGGAGGGGAGTTCCAGTCCGCTATCGAGGGTGAGGAAGCGGCTgctgaggaagaggaacTTGGTGCGGGTGCCACGCCTGGGCCGAGCGAGCCTGAACTGTGGGTCAGGAACTCACCGTTAGCTGTGGATCACGTCGCTGCGGGTTCTTTTGACACTGCTATGCAG CTCCTCAACAGACAGTTTGGTGTTGTTAATTTCTCCATTCTCAAACCCCTGTTCCTCTCAACATACCGTTCGTCGCATGTGTATCTATCACCTTATGCGTCTCTGCCGCCTTTGAAGCTGCATGTGCGACGTAACCCCAGCGAGAACGCGCCTAGTCGCGTCCTTCCCGTGTCCGTGCGGTCGCTTGCTACGCTCCGCTCTGAATTGTCAGATGGCTTCCGATTGGTATCGGGAAACAAACTACCGGAAGCGCAGGAAGCTTTCCGGTCGGTATTGCAAGGGCTTCTGTTGGTTGTTTTGTCTTCAGACGACGAAGCCAAGCAG TGGAGAGAGACCGTGACATCTGCGCGGGAATACCTCCTCGGTGTCTCAATTGAGCTCGAGCGAAGACGTGTGCTCGAGCAGGAGCCTGACAATGTGACACGAAACTTGGAGCTTGCCGCATACTTCACGCAGTGCCAGCTACAACCTCCGCATATGCAAATCGCCCTCCGAAGCGCGATCAATGCCTTTGCGAAGGCTAACAACCAGGCGCATGCTGCTAGATTTGCCAAGCGCCTGcttgagctgaaacctgaTCCTAAAATCGTTGCTCAG GCCCGACAACGTATTGCAGCGGGCGACCGCAACCCGCGCAACGCTGTCGAAATCGCCTACGACGAATTCACACCTTTCGAGATCTGCGCAGCGAGCTTCACACCCATCTACAGTGGATCCCCGGCTGTCCACTGTCCATACACCGATGCGGCGTACCTGCCCAAATACAAGGGTACCCTCGACCCTCTCCTCCAGCTAACAGAGATTGGAGCGTCTGCCTCGGGCCTGCCGGCCGCGTGGTAA